GTATTAGCCGACAAAGGAAGTTAACAAAACGTATAATCTTTCATGTAAATGTTTTTTACTTAAAATGTGCTACGCACTGTAGTGTAGCAAATACTTTAGTCAAGACCAACTTTTTCATCGGTCAAGACCTAATTCATCTACTCGACTTATTTTACAAAGATAAAAGACTGGtactttttatttctttgttcACATGACAATCTCGAATGTATTACATTAAGATTACGTATGCTCACGTTTtgaataaaggaaaaaaaagccaaaaagaagagagagtgaTGTTGTTATTTGTAGTGATGATAagtcttcctcctcttcttgataTGACAATTGCAAGCATCCACGGACCACAGTCAAAGAAGCCATGCAACCAATGAACCAAACTTCCTCTTCCTTTATCTTCGttttttgatcttcttcttgGCGTACATTCTAGATTCTCACTCTCTCTTTTCTTGATGTGATCAGATTCTACGTCGAGCCTCAAAAagcttcttattattattttctcaaTTTAATATTCTTTCTCTAGCCACCTTATCGTGAAATTGCTTCtgagaaacaaacaaaacctGCCCAACAATTCTCAATGGAAGCTTATCGTCCTTTGAATTCACAAGCCTTTGATGAAAGCGTATTACATTCAAAGTTATATCATGCTTTAGGAGATCAGTCTTATTCAAGAtcagtttcttttctttttccttgaTTTATAGTTTCACTCTCACACATTGTACTTATACATATAGAGACAAAGATTAAAACCTTATTAGATATCACTTTTATTATTACGACAGTAATAACAACATAACTGTTTTACACAAGACGAGAAAATTAAAGTACATATTGGTCAAAGAACCTCCACCAAGTTACAGAACCAACAATTAGTGAAAGATGGTTTTGGTAGATGGCTTAGTTTTATTAACAACAAACAAATAAGCAACAGCAGAAGCAGAAGATGATGAGTTTTCTGTCCCTTTGATGTTGTAgagacacacacatacacacacaccATTTATTGGTCTTAAAGCAATTTAGAACCTGGATAAGAAAACAATCTTACAGTGTTCCCATACGTTAACTCCGCAAGGTCTTCTTTCTTGATGTTTGACAGGTTTGAAACATATTCTAGTACCTGTTAATCACGTAAAACATCCGACAATAAAGGTGTAATATATTTtcagaagaaacaagaaaaaggTAAGAATAATTTAATATCATACAGCAACAATGTTTGCAGGTTCATTGAGAGTTGGCTCCGAGCTCTCATCTGATTTTGGTAACCCGTCAGGAGAATCTGTCTCTAACAAGAACCTATCGGAAGGAATCTACAAAAGACcggaggaatatatatataaatcatttttttttctttatcaagtTGTTGTATAGTTATTGAGGGAATAAAACAAACCGATTTCAAAGTGTTCTTTGCGATTTTCTCATCAATGTAAGTGAACCAGCCTGATAAGGAGAAGTATGCACCAAGCTCAGCAAGTTTAGGAACAACTTCAGCTGTACCATTGAATGAATGAAGAATCACACCAGCAGGAAAAGGCCCTACGGATCTGCATATATTTATATCGAGGAACTTAGATGCTACATACGGAACAAAAAACATAATGGGTTTTCCCTTCAATCGTTGTATAAACATATACCTCATTATCTCGAGCAGATCATCGAATGCATCGATGCAATGAACAGCTACTGGTTTGTTCAGTTCTTTGGCAAGTTCAAGCTGAGGGCGAAACACGGCAAGTTGGTCTGAGTAATCAATGCCTGCTGCTAACGGACTTTTGTCCAAACCAATCTGCGCAAAAATGTTATTAGTTTGACATCAATGCTCTTTAGAGATATCAGACAAAAAGGGTTTTTCAATATACTCTCCAAAAccatttatttaaaaacatatcgTTAAAGTTTTGATGAACCAAGTATCAAAGATATGAAGAGGCTTAACCTCCCCAACAGCAGCCGTAGGAGTTGTCTCAAAGAGCATCCTCAATGTGTTAAGCCAATGAGGGCTCCTATCTGCAataaacctggaaaaaaaaacaaaaacatgaatgaaaagaaaaaggtcTGATCTGAAAGATCATTTGCAATGTTCAAAAACTCGGTATGCGGAATATTAGACGTCTTATAAGAGACTAGTGCTTAGACGGGCGCATAGACCGATTTTTTGAACAATtagactgatttttttttttaaatcattatagaaTAAATGTTTCTGTTATGACCATTTTTATGAcaatgatttatttgcatacaacaTCCATACCAAGGATGAATTCCAAAGCAAGGAATCACAGAAGGATACATCTCTCCCATCTCTTTCACCAAGTCCCAGTCTTTCTGCTTCCAAAAAGACAAAACCGGTTAATAAAGTATCCACCATTTTTGTAACAGTGTCCGAATGatcataaaaatgttttaaaatacctCAGAGGTTCCATTGACTGCGAAATTGGTAACACCAACAGCTAAAGCAGCAGATATGAGCTCAGGGGCTTTGTCGATGACTCTCTTATCTTGAAGGTGACAGTGAGCATCAAACAACTTCATTTTCACCGCGAGGTTCTTGTCTCTGTGGctcctttcttctcttttgaggttctatatataatagaatgGGATATGCACAAACGTTTATAGATTCACCCCAAAGACATGGTCTCATCAAATGAACAACACAGAGCGTTGACTTTTGAGATAGTTTGAGGTTTAAGTAACAGAGACTACAAGGCTCTGATCTGGATTTTCATGAGACTGAAGACTATAATGGCAACCTTtgtgaaaacaaataatttccGTAAAAGTATAtactaatataaaattttgtgtgAGATTAAAGAAAGGAAGAAAGAT
The Brassica napus cultivar Da-Ae chromosome A1, Da-Ae, whole genome shotgun sequence DNA segment above includes these coding regions:
- the BNAA01G34360D gene encoding uncharacterized metal-dependent hydrolase YabD isoform X1, with translation MKLFDAHCHLQDKRVIDKAPELISAALAVGVTNFAVNGTSEKDWDLVKEMGEMYPSVIPCFGIHPWFIADRSPHWLNTLRMLFETTPTAAVGEIGLDKSPLAAGIDYSDQLAVFRPQLELAKELNKPVAVHCIDAFDDLLEIMRYMFIQRLKGKPIMFFVPYVASKFLDINICRSVGPFPAGVILHSFNGTAEVVPKLAELGAYFSLSGWFTYIDEKIAKNTLKSIPSDRFLLETDSPDGLPKSDESSEPTLNEPANIVAVLEYVSNLSNIKKEDLAELTYGNTVRLFSYPGSKLL
- the BNAA01G34360D gene encoding uncharacterized metal-dependent hydrolase YabD isoform X2, whose amino-acid sequence is MKLFDAHCHLQDKRVIDKAPELISAALAVGVTNFAVNGTSEKDWDLVKEMGEMYPSVIPCFGIHPWFIADRSPHWLNTLRMLFETTPTAAVGEIGLDKSPLAAGIDYSDQLAVFRPQLELAKELNKPVAVHCIDAFDDLLEIMRSVGPFPAGVILHSFNGTAEVVPKLAELGAYFSLSGWFTYIDEKIAKNTLKSIPSDRFLLETDSPDGLPKSDESSEPTLNEPANIVAVLEYVSNLSNIKKEDLAELTYGNTVRLFSYPGSKLL